From Acinonyx jubatus isolate Ajub_Pintada_27869175 chromosome E2, VMU_Ajub_asm_v1.0, whole genome shotgun sequence:
GGGGGCCTCCGCCACCGCCACCACCAGCAGCACCTTCCACCTGGTCTGTCCAGAACGGTCCTGCCCCAGAGGAGGTGGAACAGCAGAAAAGGTGGGGCCAGCCCCTGGGTGGGGAGCCTTACCACCACCAGCGTTCTAGGATGTTCCAGAACCCCTGACTCCCAGAGTCCGGCACTCTCCAACTTTGTTTCCCCAGTGTTCCTACTCCCAGGGGGCTAAGAATGAAGGGCTTTCAGAAAACCCCACCTCCTGGAGAGTTCGAGAAGTTCCCACACCCAGAGTTGCAGCACGTTCTGACCCCTGACCCCGTCAAATCCTGGTCCCCACATTCCCAGAGTCCACAAGTCGGTCGTTTTAAAAGATCTTGGGCATTTTGTGATTCAAACGTTCTTGACGGTCTGATGACTAGAAGCCTCCCGTCTTGgtctccctgtccctgcccttccccccaactCTTTCCTGGGCCCCCGGGGGAGGACGGCAGTCAGCCCCCCCCTGGAGAGCTGAGAGAGAAGCCGGGAGGTTGCTGGCCATCCTCAGGGACCCCGAGTGATAGCAGCTCTGTCGCCCCTTCTCAGGCAGCCCCCGGGCCCTCCGGAGCACATGGAGCGCCGGGTCTCCAATGCAGGTGAGTGCTTGGTGGTGGCCTTGGGGGGACGTGGAGGCGGGACTCCCCAGAGGAGGGGGGTGGGCCAGCTGGACAGCGAGGGGTGAGGCTTCTCTCTTAgcaccctctttctctgtttctttcaggAGGCCCACCTGCTCCTCCAGCTGGGGGGCCGCCCCCCCCTCCAGGGCCTCCCCCTCCTCCgggtccccccccacctcctggggtGTCCCCCTCAGGGGTCTCGGCCGCAGGGCATGGAGCAGGGGGAGGCCCGCCCCCTGcgccccctctccccacagcacAAGGCTCCAGTGGTGGCGGAACTGGGGCCCCCGGCCTTGCGGCCGCCATTGCCGGAGCCAAACTCAGGAAAGTCAGCAAGGTGAGGGGGCCAGGTCCCGCAGGATGTGGGGTGACGGGGCCCTGATGGGATAATGGAATGAGGCCAGAGttgcccgggggagggggggggtgtcacaggagggctggggggggggggcaagaggcCTGCACATAAAGCCCCCTCCTCTTTGTAATTTCTCCAGCAGGAGGAGGCCTCAGGGGGGCCCTCAGCCCCCAAAGCAGACAGCGGCCGGAGCACGGGCGGGGGGCTGATGGAAGAAATGAACGCCATGCTGGCCCGGAGGTgagcctgagcctggagcctggagcagTCCGTGCCTTGGAAAGCTCTGGGAAGGCGTCCCGAGACCAGCAGTCATCACCTGGAGATTCCAGTTCAGTAGGGCCGGGTTGGGGGAGGGCTCAGATTCCCAATGCGTTTGTTTCTTTGGGTGAAAGTTCCCTCTTTGACAGCCAGGTTTGGGATCTCATGCTGGAGATTCCATTCTCCTGAGATGGCTGAGGTTTGCAACCACCCAGGTAGCCTCTAGAATGTTCTAAAACCCAGAATTCTAGGACCTCAGGAGGTCTCCCCTTAGGAGATCCTGCCTGGGCATCTTGGACCCTCAGATTcctagaatcccaagcagcggAAGACAGAGAGCCCTCCACCCTTAGCGCGTTGTGCTTCCCAGATGGGAGCAGTGTAAGGCCCGCACCCCAGCTGGAGAACAGCGCTCTCTTTAACTTCTAAAACTCAAGTTTTAGAGAATTCCAGAACTCTACGCCTTAGAATCCACCTTTCTAGAACTCTGGTTAAGAACTACCGAGTGGCTGAGGGAGGGCTGAAGCCATCTGTTTTTGCCTGTCCCTCCTGCAGAAGGAAAgccacacaagttggggagaaacCCCCCAAGGATGAATCTGCCAATGTGAGTTAGGGGCTCTTCCTGCCACGTGCACCTTAGGCTGTACCATTCGGGTAGGGATACTGGGGAGGGCGGTGGGGATGTGCTAGGAATGGGCGGGGTTTGAAGCTGGAGGAGGAGAACGAGCCGCCCGTCTCatgacagttttatttcccaCCAGCAGGAGGAGCCAGAGGCTAGAGTCCCAGCCCAGAGTGGTGAGTGAGCCGGTCCGGCCACAGGAGCTATGTGTCAGGATGCCCTGTTCTCACCCGGaacgcccctcccgccccctcccctccatggggGAGTCTGTGCCAACACTGCTGGGGATTGTGGTCTCCGGAGACGTTTCTTTGAACAGGGGCTGATGAAGCTAGGGGGTGGAGATTGAGGCAGGACCTTCCTTGCCCCTCATCTTCCCGATTCATTGTCTTTCCCCCAGAATCTGTGCGGAGaccctgggaaaagaacagcacaACCTTGCCAAGGTGGGCCATCAATGCTGGGGCCCCATCCCCCCGTAAATAGTCGGATTTGCCCACTTTGTAGGAAGGAACACCATGTGACCCTTGGAAGGGGAAGCAGGGGAGACGGACCCTCTCTCTAACCTCATGTCTATTCCAAACCACACCGACTTGCTAGGATGAAGTCTTCTTCTTCCGTGACCACTTCTGAGGCCCACCCCTCTACGCCCAGCTCCAGTGATGAGTCAGACCTGGAGAGAGTGAAACAGGTAGCtcaggggaggggccaggggtGAGAATCGGGGGCTAGAAAGGGGCCACGGGAAGACAGGAGATCTGGGTCCAAACGCTGCCGCTGGCCTGCCCTGTGATTCCATGATAAAGCCTCTGAATCCTCCGTTTTCCAATCCGAGACATGGAGGGATTCAATCAGGTCGAGAGGACACTGAAACCACAGCCTCCTCTGCCAGTGCCCGGACAGACCTTACTAATCTATCACTGCGCTCCTTCCTGAGGAGTGCCCAGAGTCCTTTCCAGCACACCAGCCCCAGCCATCCATCACCAACTGGAATTGGCAGGAGACTGGAATGTA
This genomic window contains:
- the VASP gene encoding vasodilator-stimulated phosphoprotein isoform X2 encodes the protein MSETVICSSWATVMLYDDTNKRWLPAGTGPQAFSRVQIYHNPTANSFRVVGWKMQPDQQVVINCAIVRGIKYNQATPSFHQWRDARQVWGLNFGSKEDAAQFAAGMASALEALEGGGPPPPPPPAAPSTWSVQNGPAPEEVEQQKRQPPGPPEHMERRVSNAGGPPAPPAGGPPPPPGPPPPPGPPPPPGVSPSGVSAAGHGAGGGPPPAPPLPTAQGSSGGGTGAPGLAAAIAGAKLRKVSKEEASGGPSAPKADSGRSTGGGLMEEMNAMLARRRKATQVGEKPPKDESANQEEPEARVPAQSESVRRPWEKNSTTLPRMKSSSSVTTSEAHPSTPSSSDESDLERVKQELLEEVRKELQKVKEEIIEAFVQELRKRGSP
- the VASP gene encoding vasodilator-stimulated phosphoprotein isoform X1; this encodes MSETVICSSWATVMLYDDTNKRWLPAGTGPQAFSRVQIYHNPTANSFRVVGWKMQPDQQVVINCAIVRGIKYNQATPSFHQWRDARQVWGLNFGSKEDAAQFAAGMASALEALEGGGPPPPPPPAAPSTWSVQNGPAPEEVEQQKRQPPGPPEHMERRVSNAGGPPAPPAGGPPPPPGPPPPPGPPPPPGVSPSGVSAAGHGAGGGPPPAPPLPTAQGSSGGGTGAPGLAAAIAGAKLRKVSKQEEASGGPSAPKADSGRSTGGGLMEEMNAMLARRRKATQVGEKPPKDESANQEEPEARVPAQSESVRRPWEKNSTTLPRMKSSSSVTTSEAHPSTPSSSDESDLERVKQELLEEVRKELQKVKEEIIEAFVQELRKRGSP
- the VASP gene encoding vasodilator-stimulated phosphoprotein isoform X3: MSETVICSSWATVMLYDDTNKRWLPAGTGPQAFSRVQIYHNPTANSFRVVGWKMQPDQQVVINCAIVRGIKYNQATPSFHQWRDARQVWGLNFGSKEDAAQFAAGMASALEALEGGGPPPPPPPAAPSTWSVQNGPAPEEVEQQKRQPPGPPEHMERRVSNAGGPPAPPAGGPPPPPGPPPPPGPPPPPGVSPSGVSAAGHGAGGGPPPAPPLPTAQGSSGGGTGAPGLAAAIAGAKLRKVSKQEEASGGPSAPKADSGRSTGGGLMEEMNAMLARRRKATQVGEKPPKDESANEEPEARVPAQSESVRRPWEKNSTTLPRMKSSSSVTTSEAHPSTPSSSDESDLERVKQELLEEVRKELQKVKEEIIEAFVQELRKRGSP